A genomic region of Methylobacterium durans contains the following coding sequences:
- a CDS encoding response regulator transcription factor, giving the protein MTTFKGPVLVVDDDEAVRDSLRFVLELEGLDVRLYENGAKLLDEPVLPGSGCLVVDYQMPGMDGVELIDRLRSRHVELPAILITGKGSRALRARATDAGFRLVVEKPFEDGSLLEGIRDALRSGSRMGGLTPT; this is encoded by the coding sequence ATGACCACCTTCAAGGGACCGGTCCTCGTCGTCGACGACGACGAGGCGGTGCGCGACTCGCTGAGGTTCGTGTTAGAGCTAGAGGGGCTCGATGTACGTCTCTACGAGAACGGCGCGAAGTTGCTCGACGAGCCGGTGCTGCCAGGGAGTGGCTGTCTCGTCGTCGACTATCAGATGCCAGGCATGGACGGTGTCGAGCTGATCGACAGGTTGCGCAGTCGGCACGTGGAGCTTCCCGCCATCCTCATCACTGGCAAGGGCTCGCGGGCGCTTCGCGCGCGTGCGACCGATGCCGGCTTCCGCCTTGTCGTCGAAAAGCCTTTCGAGGACGGATCGCTTCTGGAAGGCATTCGGGATGCCTTGAGGTCCGGAAGTCGAATGGGCGGTCTCACGCCTACGTAG
- a CDS encoding cyclic nucleotide-binding/CBS domain-containing protein, whose amino-acid sequence MSRRSVADLLAGRPLQRVSGTHTVAAACHRIREKGVGALAVFDGTRLVGILNERDIALRVIADHRDPMLTLVRDVMTRNPATIPATADAQDAFARMLQGHCRHLPVPSACEGRRGSSRHALDPRPSAR is encoded by the coding sequence ATGTCCAGACGTTCCGTCGCCGATCTGCTCGCGGGCCGCCCGCTCCAACGCGTCAGCGGCACTCACACGGTCGCGGCGGCCTGCCACCGGATCCGCGAAAAGGGGGTCGGCGCCCTCGCCGTGTTCGACGGCACGAGGCTCGTCGGCATCCTCAACGAGCGCGACATCGCGCTCCGCGTCATCGCCGACCATCGCGATCCGATGCTTACCCTCGTCCGCGACGTGATGACCCGGAACCCGGCAACCATTCCTGCTACCGCCGATGCGCAGGATGCCTTCGCGCGGATGCTGCAGGGCCACTGCCGCCATCTGCCTGTGCCATCTGCCTGTGAAGGACGGCGAGGAAGTAGTCGGCATGCTCTCGATCCGCGACCTTCCGCTCGGTAG
- the fixJ gene encoding response regulator FixJ produces MSSEPVVHVVDDDLAVRQSLAFLLASDGLPVRLHESAIAYLEAVTDVPGCIVTDVRMPGLDGIAFLRQLRERGCGTPVIVMTGHADVPLAVEAMKEGAVDFIEKPFDDEIFLTAVRSAMRSGELRTGQDAQLSAIQNRLAALSERERQVLDGLVAGKANKAIGFDLGISPRTIEIYRANVMAKMHAGSLSELVRMTLTAGKV; encoded by the coding sequence ATGTCGAGTGAGCCCGTCGTTCATGTCGTGGACGACGACCTCGCGGTCCGGCAGTCGCTGGCCTTCCTGCTCGCTTCGGACGGGTTGCCAGTGCGGCTTCACGAGTCGGCTATCGCCTACCTGGAAGCCGTTACGGATGTGCCGGGCTGCATCGTGACGGACGTGCGGATGCCAGGCCTCGACGGCATTGCCTTCCTCCGCCAGCTTCGAGAACGAGGGTGTGGGACTCCCGTAATCGTGATGACCGGGCATGCGGACGTCCCTCTGGCCGTCGAGGCGATGAAGGAAGGCGCCGTCGACTTCATTGAGAAGCCGTTCGACGACGAAATCTTCCTGACTGCCGTCCGCTCGGCCATGCGCAGCGGCGAGCTGCGCACCGGCCAGGATGCGCAACTGTCCGCGATCCAGAACCGCCTTGCCGCGCTTTCCGAACGGGAGCGCCAGGTGCTGGATGGCCTTGTTGCCGGCAAGGCCAACAAGGCCATCGGCTTCGATCTCGGCATTAGCCCGCGGACGATCGAGATCTACCGCGCGAACGTCATGGCCAAGATGCATGCCGGCAGCCTCTCGGAACTCGTGCGGATGACCCTGACGGCCGGCAAAGTCTAG
- the hemN gene encoding oxygen-independent coproporphyrinogen III oxidase, which produces MRDELRARYGDERLPRYTSYPASPHFSGDVTSAVYASWLSALPQRADASLYLHVPFCRSMCWYCGCHTTITQHDAPIDAYLTALRREIDLVATRLVHPLQVRHVHFGGGTPTIMAPDAFGDLVALLRSRFVVASDAEVAVEIDPRTLSPEMSKAIGEAGVTRVSLGVQSFDPSVQRAIRREQSFDRTAQAVDHLRTAGVDGINLDLIYGLPHQTVASCVETIRLCLKLLPDRFAVFGYAHVPTFKKHQRRIDEGALPDGGTRQAQADAIATVLLAAGYRRIGLDHYARPEDAMARAQNDGTLRRNFQGYTTDPSDVLLGFGASAIGRLPQGYVQNETAIRSYAERVALGELAAVKGYALTGDDRLRAELIERVMCDFAVDVGRVCRAHGRSPGEILHAAPRLTNLEADGLVRIKGNVVSVPREARPFVRSVAAAFDAYLGTSGRTHSRAV; this is translated from the coding sequence ATGAGAGACGAACTCAGGGCTCGCTATGGGGACGAGCGACTGCCGCGCTACACGAGCTACCCTGCGAGCCCGCATTTCAGCGGGGACGTGACGTCAGCCGTCTACGCCAGCTGGTTGTCCGCGCTCCCACAAAGGGCCGACGCTTCACTCTACCTGCACGTGCCGTTCTGCCGATCGATGTGCTGGTATTGCGGCTGCCACACTACGATCACGCAACATGACGCTCCCATCGACGCCTACTTGACGGCGTTGCGACGCGAGATCGACCTCGTCGCCACGCGCCTCGTCCACCCACTCCAAGTACGGCATGTCCATTTCGGGGGAGGCACTCCCACCATCATGGCGCCGGATGCCTTTGGTGACCTCGTCGCCCTGCTACGGTCTCGCTTTGTCGTAGCGTCGGATGCCGAAGTTGCCGTCGAGATTGATCCGCGCACACTTTCACCGGAGATGTCGAAGGCGATCGGCGAAGCTGGCGTGACCCGCGTCAGCCTCGGTGTCCAAAGCTTCGATCCGTCGGTCCAGCGGGCAATCCGCAGGGAGCAGAGCTTCGATCGGACTGCTCAGGCCGTGGACCACCTTCGAACTGCAGGCGTCGACGGCATCAACCTGGATCTCATCTACGGCCTTCCGCACCAGACGGTCGCCTCCTGCGTCGAGACCATCCGGCTCTGCCTCAAATTGCTTCCCGACCGCTTCGCAGTGTTCGGGTATGCCCACGTGCCCACGTTCAAGAAGCACCAGCGCCGGATCGACGAAGGCGCATTGCCGGACGGTGGGACACGGCAGGCTCAGGCGGACGCCATCGCCACGGTCCTCCTGGCCGCTGGCTATCGCCGGATCGGGCTCGACCACTACGCCCGTCCCGAGGATGCCATGGCGCGCGCCCAGAACGATGGAACGCTGCGCCGGAACTTCCAAGGCTACACGACGGATCCGAGCGACGTGCTCCTCGGGTTCGGAGCATCCGCGATCGGCAGGTTGCCTCAGGGCTACGTGCAGAACGAGACCGCAATCCGGTCATACGCGGAGCGCGTCGCACTGGGCGAGTTGGCGGCAGTCAAGGGCTACGCTCTGACCGGCGACGATCGCCTCCGCGCCGAACTGATCGAGCGGGTGATGTGCGACTTCGCGGTAGACGTCGGGCGGGTCTGCCGGGCGCACGGCCGGAGCCCGGGAGAGATCCTCCATGCGGCGCCCCGACTGACCAACCTCGAAGCGGACGGCCTCGTGCGCATCAAGGGCAATGTCGTTAGCGTTCCAAGGGAGGCGCGGCCGTTCGTCAGGAGTGTTGCAGCTGCGTTCGATGCCTATCTCGGCACCTCGGGACGTACCCACAGCCGCGCCGTCTAG
- a CDS encoding DUF4142 domain-containing protein produces the protein MAVIGRRAFLAVLVSWAAQPGRARADEAGRRFIEAAYASAVFQARISEIAAAKDPRPNIKALAERVRDFRAAQLPELARLAKTSGIELHDTLDLELRSIVENIEPLDYLALSRRYAEVETQALEKEIAAYEDAVRSGPQPVRDYASATAEKLRELGKTAKEELAAVGP, from the coding sequence ATGGCAGTGATCGGGCGCCGTGCGTTCCTAGCTGTCCTTGTCTCCTGGGCCGCGCAACCGGGCAGAGCCCGTGCGGATGAAGCCGGAAGACGCTTTATCGAGGCGGCCTATGCGTCGGCTGTCTTCCAGGCCCGCATCTCCGAAATCGCGGCGGCCAAGGACCCGCGTCCTAATATCAAGGCGCTGGCGGAACGCGTCCGAGACTTTCGCGCCGCGCAACTGCCGGAACTTGCCCGACTGGCAAAGACATCCGGCATCGAGTTGCACGATACGCTGGATCTTGAGTTGCGAAGCATCGTCGAAAACATCGAGCCTTTGGACTATCTCGCGCTTTCTCGGCGCTATGCCGAGGTCGAGACCCAGGCGCTCGAAAAGGAGATCGCCGCCTACGAGGATGCCGTTCGATCCGGACCGCAACCGGTGCGGGACTACGCCTCAGCAACGGCGGAGAAGCTGCGCGAGCTCGGCAAGACGGCGAAGGAGGAACTCGCCGCGGTTGGTCCCTGA
- a CDS encoding nitrate reductase cytochrome c-type subunit produces MRPYLLSGLACAACLAAGALLAQEAPRLTGPEPFTRETPAPPMQRQVTDDVRRMRNYPDQPPLIPHAIEGYALDLNANKCLSCHARKFTEQSQAPMISVTHYQDRDGNTLGGVSPRRYSCLACHVPQTGAKPLVPNTFVDMDALVEREPRRR; encoded by the coding sequence ATGCGCCCCTATCTGCTCTCAGGACTTGCCTGTGCAGCGTGCCTCGCGGCGGGCGCGTTGCTCGCTCAGGAAGCTCCGCGGCTGACCGGGCCCGAACCCTTCACGCGGGAGACCCCGGCCCCTCCGATGCAGCGGCAGGTCACGGACGACGTTCGGCGCATGCGGAACTACCCGGACCAACCGCCGCTCATTCCGCACGCAATCGAGGGATATGCCCTCGACCTCAATGCCAACAAGTGCCTGTCCTGCCATGCCCGGAAGTTCACCGAGCAATCGCAGGCACCGATGATCAGCGTCACCCACTACCAGGACCGAGACGGCAACACGCTCGGAGGGGTGTCCCCGCGCCGCTATTCCTGCCTTGCCTGCCACGTGCCGCAGACGGGCGCCAAACCGCTCGTTCCCAACACCTTCGTCGACATGGACGCGCTCGTCGAGCGCGAGCCGCGGAGACGCTGA